The genomic region CGCCCCGCCGGACCGACCGCCGCCGACTTCTCCGCCGTCGACCAGCCAGGCGACCACGACGCGCAGCTCCGCGCGGGCACGGTCGGCGTCGAAGTCCTCGTCGCCCGCGCCGAAGAACACGGCGTCGACCAGGTGCTGGATCCAGCGGGCGGTCCGCTCCGGCGGGAAGACCGGCGGACGCCCCTGGTCGGCCAGAGCGCGGAGCAGTTCCGTGAGGGCCTCGACAGTGCGGTTCTCGTCGGCCTGGAGCAGTCGCGCGAACTCCTCGTCCCGGTTGACCTCGAACAGGGCGGCCGCCATCAGCCCGGGCACGAGCGGGTCGTCGGCGTCCGCGACGAGGTCGCCGACGAGCGCGTCCAGCCCCTCGCGCGGGTCGTCCGCCGCCAGGGCCCGCGCACGGGCGCGCCCGCTCTCGGCCAGGTCGTCGGCGAACAGGGCGTGGAAGATCTCGCGCTTGGTCGGGAAGTAGTGGAAGAGCGTCCCCGAACCGATCCCCGCGCGGCGGCAGATGCTCGCGGTGGAGGTGCCGTCGACCCCCTTCTCCGCGAACTCCTGAGCGGCGGCGGCCAGGATGGCGGCGCGCCTGCGGGCGTGCTGTTCGGGGTTGACGGTACGCATCCCGCGCAGGATACCGGCGCGGAACCGAGCTATTAATAGAGCAGACACTCTGCTAATGTCGCCGGCATGGTCACGACACCGGTTCCCGCCCGTCCGCGCCTCCTCCGCCGCCTCGCCCCGGTGCTCGGTCTCCTCGTCCTCTCCCCGGTCTGCGCGGAATACCTGAGCGGCTACGACGGCAATGCCGGACGCCCCCTCGTCCTCCTCGGCGGCCTGCTCTTCCTCGCTCCGCTCTACGGCGCGGTCGCCGTCCTGATCCGCGAGGCCGCGCGCCGGACCGGCCGTGGCTGGCCGACCGTCCTGCTGCTGGCCCTGGCCATGGGCGTCGTCCAGTCGGGTCTCGTCGACCAGAGCCTGTTCAACCCGGCCTACCGCGACATCGCCTACTGGGACGACATGCGCGCGTCCACGCTCGTGCCGGGGACCGGGGTCAGCGCCGAACTGGCCCTGACCTTCCTGTTCGGGCACATGGTCTGGAGCTTCGCCGCGCCGATCGCCCTGGTGGAGGCCCTGGCACCCCGGGACCTGGCCCGTCGGCCGTGGCTGGGATGGTTCGGCACGTCCGTCCTGGCCGTGCTCTACGCGGCGGCGGCGCTGCTCGTCCTCGACGACCATCTGGACACCGAGGGGTTCGTGGCCGCCCCCGGACAGCTCGTCGGAGCCGCCGCCGTCGCCGCGGCCCTGGTCGTGGCCGCCTTCGCCCTGCCCCGCAGGGCCGCGGGCGGCGTCTCCGTCCCAGGGGACACCGCCCGCGTGCGGGGCAACCGTGGCCGCGCGCCGTCCCCCTGGGCGGTCGGCGCGGCCGTCCTGGCCGCCATGACGGTGAACGTCTTCCTGCCCCAGACCTGGCCGGGCGTGGCGGCCGAGGCCGCGCTTCTGGCCGCGCTCGCCGTCCTGCTGTTCACCGCGTCGCGGCGCGAGGGCTGGTCCGGGCGGCACGTGGTCCTGGTGGCGGGCGCTCCCCTGCTCGTCACGGCGGCGTTCTCCTTCGCCACGACACCGCTCGGCGACCCCGTCTCCCCGCTGGCCAAGTACGGCAGCAACGGCTTCTTCACGCTGCTGGTCGTGGCTCTCGTGGCCTGGGGCCACCACCGTGCACGAGTCGCCGCATGAGCGCGTCCATGGGCCCCGGACGCCCCGCCCGCTCCGACCACGCCGCGAGCGCCAGGCTCGCGCACCAGGCGAGCGCCGCCACGGCGAGGGCTCCGGCACCGCCCACCCGGGTCCCCAGCCCCATCAGCTCGGGGTGGAGGGCGACCGCCACGAGGACGGAGTTCAGGAGGTAGAAGGTCAGGGACCGTCGGCCCATCGCCGCGACCGCGCGGGTCACCCTCCCGCCGGTGCGGTCGAGCCGGATGCTCCACAGCGTGAACAGCGCCGCGTAGCCGGCTCCGCCGCACACGCCGGTCAGCACCTGGAGTCCCATGAAGAGGCCGGCCGTGAGCCCGCCCGCGTCCATCACGCCCACGGCGACCAGCGCCGAGGGCAGCGCGCCCGCGAGCGAGACCGCCACACCGCCCACCGCGATCCGGGTCAGTAGCGCGCGGTGCGCGACCGGGTCGTCCAGCAGCCCGGCCCGGCCCGCCAGGTAGCCGAGGACCACCAGGAGCAGCAGCGGGTAGGCCACCGCGATGAACAGCGGCGAGAACGGCGCCGCGACCAGCCGCGTGCCCCAGTCCGCGAGGGTCAGGTACCCCGGGAGCCCCCAGTCCTCGGAACCGCCGGCGGACCCGGCGGCCATCCCGACCATCGCCGCGGGCACCGCGAGGGCGTAGAACACGGCGAGCACCACCGCCGCGCGGACGACCACCCCGTTCGGGCGCAGCAGCAGCCACCCGGTGACCAGCGCCGCCAGCCCGTAGGAGGCGAGGATCTCGCCCGGGAACACCAGCACGGCGTGCGCGAACCCGAACAGCAGCAGGAAGAGGCCGCGCCGCCGCAGCAGTCGCCGGACCTCGGCGTCGGCCGTGCCGCGCGCCGTCTGGCGGGCGACCATCCAGGCCATCCCGTAGCCGAACAGGATCGCGAACATCGGGAAGGCCCGGTTGTCCAGGAACAGGGTGGTCGCGAAGGCCGCGACCCGATCCGGGAGGGCCTCGCCCGACACGTCCGTGCCGAACCCTCCCCCGGCGTACACGCTCGCGTAGGCCATGGCGATGAGCAGCAGCATCGCGCCCCTGGCCAGGTCGGGCGCGAGTTTACGGTCCTTTCGGTCCGTGGGCGACGGGCCGGTCGGGGCGTTCATCGGCGGTGTCCTCTCGGAGCGGGGTCGCACTGGTCCACTCCCACCCTGGTGCGGACCACCGCCCCGGCGGATCGTCCGATCGGCCATCCGAACGGCCAGATCCGCCCGCCCGCACGACCCGTGCCGCGAGTCCCGCGAGTCCGCGGCGCGCGCTACCCCCGTCCGGCGTAGGGCATCTCCCGTGCCATCACCGTCACCTGCGGCACGGACACCTCCGGCGGCAGCGAGACGACGTGCGCGATGGTCGAGGCCACGTGCGCGGGATCGATCACGGGCTCGGCGCGCACCGACCCGTCGGGCTGGACGGCACCGGCCCCGAACCCCGACACCATCGCCGTCGCCGCGTTGCCCACGTCGATCTGCGTGCAGGCGATCCCGTGGCCCCGCAGGTCGAGGTTCATGGACGCGGTCAGCCCGGAGACGGCGTGCTTGCTCACCGTGTAGGCGACGCTCGACGGGCGCGGCACGTGCGCCGACACCGACCCGTTGTTGATGATCCGGCCGCCGCGGGGGTCCTGCTCCTTCATCAGGCGGGCCGCCTCGCGCGCGCAGTACATCGACCCCGTGACGTTCGTGGCCAGGACGCTCTGCCAGTCCTCGTCGGAGACCGCGTCGACGGCGGCGCTCGGCCCGAACACCCCGGCGTTGTTCACCAGCACGTCGACGCGGCCGAACCGCTCCCTCACCAGCGCGAACAGCGCGCGCACGGAGTCGGCGCGGGTCACGTCGGCCTCCGCCACCACGGCGCGGGGGTGCCCGTCGGCGGTCTCCTCCAGGGCGGCGCGCCGGCGGCCCGCCAGCACCACCGCGTACCCGTCGTCGAGCAGCCGGGCGGCGATGGCCCGCCCCAGTCCCGACCCGGCGCCCGTGACCACCACGACGCCCCGTCCGGCCGTCCCCGTCCTCTCCTGCGCCACCCGCGGTCCCCCCTCGTCCACCAGCGTCCTCACCGCTCCGGCCCGGTCGCGGCCCCGAGCGGTCGTCGTGGAACGTTACCGCCCGCCGGGCGCACGGGCCCGTACCGGTCCCCGGATCTGCTAGCGTCACTTCCTCGCGGCGACCCGGACCTGTGTCTGCATCAGGGACGTGCCGGACCCCCGTGTCTCCTCCGGGGGCGGTCCTGTCCCCAGGTCCCCCCGCCCCTGCGCCGAGACCGGTCGTTCATCTTCTGCACGGTCTCGATCTGCCAGGGAGTACGCGCTCGTGCGTGTCTACTGCGCGGTGGCCGCCCGAGGGCTGCGCCGCTATTCCACCTACCGCGCGGCCGTGGCCGCGGGACTGCTCACCAACAGCGTCTTCGGTGTCATCAACGCGATGGTGCTGCTCGCCCTCTTCACCGCCAGCCCGGAGATCAACGGCTACGACGCCGACGACGCGGTGACACAGGTCTTCGTGGCCCAGGGGCTGATCGCGGTGGTCGCGATCATGGGCCCGCCCCTGGAGCTCGGCGAGCGCGTGCGCAGCGGCGCCGTGGCCACCGACCTGTTGCGGCCGGTCTCGCTGCTGGGGTGGTGGCTGGCCGACGACCTCGGCCGTGCCGCCTTCAACCTGGTGTTCCGCGGCGTCCCCACGTTCGTCGTCGGGGCGCTCCTGTTCGACCTGCTCCTCCCGACCGATCCGTGGCGGTGGGCGGCGGTGGCGGTGTCGGTCGCGCTGGCCACGCTCGTCTCCTTCGCGCTGCGCTACCTGTACGAGCTGGCCGGGTTCTGGCTGATGGACACCCGCGGCATCCAGACGGTGGCCGGGTTCCTGGGTCCGATCGCCGCTGGCATGCTGCTGCCGCTGCCCCTGTTCCCCGCGGGCGTGGGCGACGTGCTGCGCCTCCTGCCGTGGGCGTCCATCGTGCAGCTGCCCGCGGAGGTCTTCCTGGGCAAGGACACCCTCCCCGGCGGCACCGTCCTGAGCGGCCTCGCGATCCAGGCCGGATGGGCCCTGGCCCTGTTCGCGTTCGCCGCGTGGGCCACCTCCCGAGCGACCGGCAGGGTGGTGGTCCAGGGTGGTTGACCTCCTCGGACGCGTGCGCGGCGGCCGGGCGGACCGCCCCGGACAGGACCCGTCGGGCACCCCCGTGCGCACCTACCTCCGGCTGGCGTGGACGTGGTGCCGGGCCATGGCGCAGTACCCGGCGTCGCTCGTCCTGATGAGCCTGGCGACGTCCCTGGGCGCGATCGCGGAGATCGGCGCCGTCCTCGTCGTGTACACGCACGCCGGACGGCTGGCCGGGTTCGACGTGCACGAGGGGCTGCTCATCTCCGGACTGGCCACCACGGCGTTCGGCTGCGCCAACATGCTCATGGGCTCGGTCGAGAGCCTGGGGCAGCACATCCGCACGGGCACCCTCGACGCGATGCTGGTCCGGCCCGTCTCCCCGCTGGTGCAGATGGCCACCGACCGCTTCGCGCCCCGCCGCCTGGGCCGCATCCTGCCCGCCGCCGCCGTCACGGTCTACGCGCTGGCCGCCGCCGACATCGACTGGACCCCCGGGCGGGTGCTGGCACTGCCCGTGGTCGTGGTGTCGGGGACCGCGATCGCCTGCGCGATCTGGGTGATCGGCGCGTGCCTGCAGTTCTTCCTCCCCGACGCCCGGGAGGCGGCCAATTCGGTGACCTACGGCGGCCAGGCGCTGGTGGAGTACCCGCTGTCGGTCTACGCACGCGGGGTCGTGCGCGCCGCGACGTTCGCCGTGCCGCTGGCCTTCGTCAGCTGGCAGCCGGCCCTCTACCTGCTCGGCCGCCCCGACCCCACCGGCCTGCCGGACGCCCTGCGCCTGGCCACCCCCCTCGTCGCCGTCTCGCTGTGCGCCCTGGCCGCCGCCACGTGGCGGTTCGGGCTGCGCCACTACCGATCCACCGGGAGCTGACCGATGCCGCCGAAGACCGCCGCCGCACCCGCCCGGGCCGCCACGGAACCCATCATCGAGGCCGTCGGCCTGGGCCGGGAGTTCACCGTCACCGAGGGCCCCTTCCTGCGCCGCAGGAAACGTACCGTCAGCGCGGTGCGCGACGTCGACCTGACCGTGTTCCCCGGCGAGATCGTCGGCTACCTCGGGCCCAACGGGGCGGGGAAGAGCTCGACGATGAAGATGCTCACCGGCATCCTCAGCCCGACCCAGGGCCGCGTCCGGGTCACCGGTCTGGAGCCGGCCCGGCGGCGCACACGGCTCGCCGCGCGGATCGGGGTCGTGTTCGGCCAGCGCTCCACCCTGTGGTGGGACCTGCCTCTGCGCGACAGCTTCGAGCTCACCCGGCACATGTACCGGGTCCCGGCCGCCGACCACGCGCGGCGGCTCGCCGAACTGACCGAACTGCTGGAGCTCGGCCCGTTCCTGGCCACCCCGGTGCGCCAGCTCAGCCTGGGCCAGCGCATGCGCGGCGACCTGACCGCGGCCCTGCTGCACGGGCCCCGCCTCCTGGTGCTCGACGAGCCCACGATCGGGCTGGACGTGGTCAGCAAGTCGACCATCCGCGAGTTCCTGCTGCGGCTCAACGCCGAGGAGGGCACGACGATCCTGCTGACCACGCACGACCTGGGCGACGTGGAACGGCTGTGCGAACGGGTCGTGGTGATCGACCAGGGGCGGCTCGCCTACGACGGCGGCCTCGCCGGGCTGCGCGCGAGCGTGCCCGCGCCCCGCGTCCTGGTCGTGGACCTGGCCGAGCCCGCCGCGCCGCTCACGGTCGAGGGCGCCCGGTGCGTACGCGTGGACGGCCCCCGGCAGTGGCTGGAGCTGTCCGACAACCCGGCTCGCGTCATCGCCGAGGTGGCCGGGAGGCACGAGGTCGCGGACCTGACGCTGCGCGAACCCGACATCGAGAGCGTGGTCGCCGCCCTGTACCGGGGCGCGGTCGCCGGTCCCGGGTGACCGCGGGCGCCGCGGCGGCGCGGGTGACGGGTGGGAGCGGCACCACCCCGCGGGGTGGGCCGCGCACTCTGGCCGCCGGTCCCGGCACCGCGAATGCTGGAGGGCATGGAGAGAACGAATCCCGCCCCCGTGGTGTGGGCGACGGCGGTGTGGGCGACGGCGGTGGCGTGCGGGGTCGTCGAGACCGTGCTGGCGGTGGCGGAGATGGTGTCCGAGGGCGAGGCGGTCCCCTGGGCGGGCCTGGCCCTGCGCCTGGCCGTCTACACGGCCGCGGCCCTGGTGGTGGCGGCGTTCGCGCGCGGCCACCGGTGGGCCCGGGCGGTCCTGGCCGTGGGGCTCGGCGCGGTCGGGCTCGGCACCCTGGTCGTGCCGATCGCGGCGGCCCTGCCGGACGGCACCGGGGTCCTGGCCGCGATGGGGTACGAGCACGGACCCCTGTACCTGGTGGTCCGGGTCGCGCACATCGCCTCGGTCGTCGCGGCCCTGGTGCTCTCGTTCACCCCGGCCGCCGGCCGCGGGTTCGCCCGCGGGCCGGGGACCCGGCCCTCCTCGGTCGCCGACCGGCCCCGGGACGGCGGGAACGGGCGACGGGCGGCCCGGTAGCAGAACGCGTCACCCCGTGCGGGGCGCGGAGACCGGACCGGCATGATGGCGGGCATGGGGATCTGGCTGGGAATCGTGTTCGGTGTGCTCAGCTGCGCGGCCTACACCGCCGCCGCGGTGGCACAGCGCAGGCTCGCCGTCCGGGTGCGGGCGCCGCTGACGCGCCGAGGTGAGCTGGCCGCCCTGCTGCGCCATCCCCTGTGGTGGGTGTCCCTGGTGTTCAACGGGGGCCGGGCGGGCTTCCAGGTGGCGGCCGTGAGCTTCGCGCCGCTGACCGTGGTGCAACCCCTGGGCGTCCTGGTGCTGGTGTTCGGCATCCCCTGGTCCGCCCGGCTGGGCGGGCGCCGGGTCGGCCGCGAGGAGTGGCGCGGCGCCGCCTTCACGGTGGTGGCGCTGGGCGTACTGCTCGCGGTGACGGTCACCGGCGGGCAGGGCGGGGTGCTCAGCGACACCGGTTCGGTCGTGGTGGGTCTGGGCACAGTGGTCCTGCTGGCACTGACGGCGTGGGCGGCGGGCCGGGCGCGCACGGCGGCGTGGCGCAGCTACCTGCTCGCCGGAGCCGCCGGGGTGGCGTTCGGCGTCTCCTCGGCGACCGTCAAGACCGCGGTCGCGGTCATCGGCGAGACCGGCGCCGTCGGTGTGCTGCACCCCTCCGTGGCGGCGACGGCGGTGATCGCGGTGTTCGGGCTGTTCCTGGCCCAGGCCGCCTACCAGGGGATGGACATCGGGGCCCCGCTCGGCATCACGACCATCGCCAACCCGGTCGCCGCGGCGGTCGTCGGTGTGGCGTTCATGGGCGAGGCCTACGCGGGCGGCTGGTGGGGCGGCGCGGTCGCCGTGGTGTGCGCGGTGCTCGCCGCGTACGGCATCCGCCTGCTCACGGTGCCGCAGAACGGGGCTCCGGCGGACGCGACGAAGGCCCCGGCGCCATAACGTTACTCCGCGCTCCGCGCCCTCCCGGGGACTCCCGGTTTCGTTGCGTTGTGTTTCGTCGTCCCGAGGGCGGCGGGGGCCGCGCCGGCGCGGCCGTCCCCCGTGCCGGTCCGGGCACCGGGGACGGCCGCCCGGGGTCAGAGCAGCCAGCGGTTGGTGATCGGCAGCCGCCGGTCGCGCCCCAGGGTGCGCTTGGTGATCTTGGGGCCGGGCGGGTACTGGCGGCGCTGGTGCTCGGCGCGGTCGACCAGGCGCACGACGTGCCGGACGAGGTCCGGTGCGAAACCGGCCGCGGTCAGGTCCGAGGCGCCGTGGTCGGTCCCGATGTAGGCGTCCAGCAATCCGTCGAGGACCTCGTACCCGGGCCGCTCGGGCGCCGAGTCGACGGCGTCC from Nocardiopsis aegyptia harbors:
- a CDS encoding ABC transporter permease, whose amino-acid sequence is MVDLLGRVRGGRADRPGQDPSGTPVRTYLRLAWTWCRAMAQYPASLVLMSLATSLGAIAEIGAVLVVYTHAGRLAGFDVHEGLLISGLATTAFGCANMLMGSVESLGQHIRTGTLDAMLVRPVSPLVQMATDRFAPRRLGRILPAAAVTVYALAAADIDWTPGRVLALPVVVVSGTAIACAIWVIGACLQFFLPDAREAANSVTYGGQALVEYPLSVYARGVVRAATFAVPLAFVSWQPALYLLGRPDPTGLPDALRLATPLVAVSLCALAAATWRFGLRHYRSTGS
- a CDS encoding TetR/AcrR family transcriptional regulator, with translation MRTVNPEQHARRRAAILAAAAQEFAEKGVDGTSTASICRRAGIGSGTLFHYFPTKREIFHALFADDLAESGRARARALAADDPREGLDALVGDLVADADDPLVPGLMAAALFEVNRDEEFARLLQADENRTVEALTELLRALADQGRPPVFPPERTARWIQHLVDAVFFGAGDEDFDADRARAELRVVVAWLVDGGEVGGGRSGGAEAGGGGPGGADARGDRAP
- a CDS encoding SDR family oxidoreductase; this translates as MDEGGPRVAQERTGTAGRGVVVVTGAGSGLGRAIAARLLDDGYAVVLAGRRRAALEETADGHPRAVVAEADVTRADSVRALFALVRERFGRVDVLVNNAGVFGPSAAVDAVSDEDWQSVLATNVTGSMYCAREAARLMKEQDPRGGRIINNGSVSAHVPRPSSVAYTVSKHAVSGLTASMNLDLRGHGIACTQIDVGNAATAMVSGFGAGAVQPDGSVRAEPVIDPAHVASTIAHVVSLPPEVSVPQVTVMAREMPYAGRG
- a CDS encoding DMT family transporter, translating into MGIWLGIVFGVLSCAAYTAAAVAQRRLAVRVRAPLTRRGELAALLRHPLWWVSLVFNGGRAGFQVAAVSFAPLTVVQPLGVLVLVFGIPWSARLGGRRVGREEWRGAAFTVVALGVLLAVTVTGGQGGVLSDTGSVVVGLGTVVLLALTAWAAGRARTAAWRSYLLAGAAGVAFGVSSATVKTAVAVIGETGAVGVLHPSVAATAVIAVFGLFLAQAAYQGMDIGAPLGITTIANPVAAAVVGVAFMGEAYAGGWWGGAVAVVCAVLAAYGIRLLTVPQNGAPADATKAPAP
- a CDS encoding ABC transporter permease gives rise to the protein MRVYCAVAARGLRRYSTYRAAVAAGLLTNSVFGVINAMVLLALFTASPEINGYDADDAVTQVFVAQGLIAVVAIMGPPLELGERVRSGAVATDLLRPVSLLGWWLADDLGRAAFNLVFRGVPTFVVGALLFDLLLPTDPWRWAAVAVSVALATLVSFALRYLYELAGFWLMDTRGIQTVAGFLGPIAAGMLLPLPLFPAGVGDVLRLLPWASIVQLPAEVFLGKDTLPGGTVLSGLAIQAGWALALFAFAAWATSRATGRVVVQGG
- a CDS encoding ABC transporter ATP-binding protein, whose protein sequence is MPPKTAAAPARAATEPIIEAVGLGREFTVTEGPFLRRRKRTVSAVRDVDLTVFPGEIVGYLGPNGAGKSSTMKMLTGILSPTQGRVRVTGLEPARRRTRLAARIGVVFGQRSTLWWDLPLRDSFELTRHMYRVPAADHARRLAELTELLELGPFLATPVRQLSLGQRMRGDLTAALLHGPRLLVLDEPTIGLDVVSKSTIREFLLRLNAEEGTTILLTTHDLGDVERLCERVVVIDQGRLAYDGGLAGLRASVPAPRVLVVDLAEPAAPLTVEGARCVRVDGPRQWLELSDNPARVIAEVAGRHEVADLTLREPDIESVVAALYRGAVAGPG
- a CDS encoding DUF418 domain-containing protein, which encodes MNAPTGPSPTDRKDRKLAPDLARGAMLLLIAMAYASVYAGGGFGTDVSGEALPDRVAAFATTLFLDNRAFPMFAILFGYGMAWMVARQTARGTADAEVRRLLRRRGLFLLLFGFAHAVLVFPGEILASYGLAALVTGWLLLRPNGVVVRAAVVLAVFYALAVPAAMVGMAAGSAGGSEDWGLPGYLTLADWGTRLVAAPFSPLFIAVAYPLLLLVVLGYLAGRAGLLDDPVAHRALLTRIAVGGVAVSLAGALPSALVAVGVMDAGGLTAGLFMGLQVLTGVCGGAGYAALFTLWSIRLDRTGGRVTRAVAAMGRRSLTFYLLNSVLVAVALHPELMGLGTRVGGAGALAVAALAWCASLALAAWSERAGRPGPMDALMRRLVHGGGPRPREPRPAA